A single window of Metallosphaera hakonensis JCM 8857 = DSM 7519 DNA harbors:
- a CDS encoding AAA family ATPase: MRISIQSAKGGVGKSTISMNLTLALASSGLRVLLVDRDNVGYSSKLAGIEEPGVLSSVIDGLNIKPVSHFKFGKGTVTVVKISGDGTRHETDIQKLVNDASLKERFKAVIEDILKSFPHDFSIVDNPSLIFHDNPLVQTEVEVYLKLYPDRKVVRFYVLTAHMRLAEETVAYIRRAEDRSKLGSPLGMFVNMIPPGQEAEAERILNHVMERTNLKLGVLIPFSEEIFQFSEEMSSMPILPQIKKMSELIISGDLGNHVIK, encoded by the coding sequence TTGAGGATATCAATACAAAGTGCTAAGGGCGGCGTAGGGAAGTCAACAATTTCAATGAATCTAACACTGGCTTTAGCCAGTTCCGGCTTACGGGTTCTCCTGGTTGATAGGGACAACGTGGGCTACTCCTCCAAGCTTGCCGGGATAGAGGAACCGGGCGTATTGAGTTCCGTTATTGACGGACTGAATATCAAACCCGTAAGCCACTTCAAGTTCGGTAAAGGGACCGTGACAGTTGTAAAAATATCTGGAGATGGGACGAGGCATGAGACCGATATTCAGAAATTGGTTAATGACGCCTCACTCAAGGAGAGATTCAAGGCCGTCATTGAGGACATATTGAAATCGTTTCCGCACGATTTCTCCATAGTTGATAACCCCAGCTTAATTTTCCATGATAACCCCTTAGTTCAGACGGAAGTAGAGGTGTACCTCAAACTCTATCCGGATAGAAAAGTGGTGAGGTTTTACGTACTTACGGCACATATGAGGTTAGCTGAGGAGACGGTGGCCTATATTAGGAGAGCTGAGGATCGTTCTAAGCTCGGTTCCCCCTTGGGCATGTTTGTTAACATGATTCCTCCGGGACAAGAAGCGGAGGCCGAGAGGATACTGAATCACGTAATGGAGAGGACAAACCTCAAACTAGGGGTGTTGATCCCCTTCTCCGAGGAGATCTTTCAGTTCTCAGAGGAAATGAGCAGTATGCCCATACTTCCACAGATAAAGAAAATGTCAGAACTTATAATTAGCGGAGACCTCGGGAATCACGTAATCAAGTGA